In Metopolophium dirhodum isolate CAU chromosome 5, ASM1992520v1, whole genome shotgun sequence, the sequence TTGATGAAAATAATGTCATTGTAATCACGGGCCACGgctatagatattagataatattatctatacccGTAATTGTAATCAatccttatataataattgaggCGTTGACATGGAAAAGGTACTAagtcaaaaaaaatcaatttttcgttttttcgtTGAAAAGGTACTAAATACATATGCCAATGGCCTGGAAAAAGAACTAACTcaaatttctttaaatattaataattacgttGAACACAAGATGGCACTGGTTGTAAATCATACAATATGCTAAAATCAGTTTTTTCCTTCTCCtgtaaaatttggtttttatgaCTTAGTACCTTTTCCATGTCAACGCCTCAATTATGAAGACAGATTTTGAAGACCATGAAGACTAGaatattgtgatatatttcTATATCAATATTCTAGTCTTCGTGATGTACACTCTAAAGTCTGTATAGCTtcgatcataatatagtataatatatattatgatcaaacTGATCAAAGCTACATTATAATCACGCATAGTCAATATACAAACTATGTATGGAGTACAGACCATGGTTAAAGATATTATGTAAGGTACAACAGAGAAACAGACTTATAGACTACAACCACGGAatgatttaatctattctgtatACGATTCTGTTATACAACcatatagaagtatagaacaTAACTACTGTTCCAGAGTTCTAGCCCAACTATagcttttaaaacttaaattattattaaaaattaaggaacgggaatttttacgcaatatcggtttttgacaaaatcgattttggtttttggtgtaactctaaaataaatgaacgtttatacatgacattttgactggtTGTTTGTATTCgcgttttctatacacgatacaatttcaaaatattttgatttgttttgaactgtttataggagcatttttagtttccaattttattagtctttttttctatgaatgtcaataaaactttatttgttgggtaaaatagctagcaaatttaatacaaggctcctactatattgttacaatgacatttgaaaaatattaaaaatccttagtcacagttttttttttatacacatttcaagttcaaatcttgacaaaatacggaaaaatcacaaaaactagcaaattattttgagttgagaattcataaaaatgcataaacattttttaaagtatcaatatatttttgagtaaattaatatGGAACGTAATAACCtcgtttcaaaatttaatttttgggaatttcctgacatgattatatttcttaaattatttattaaccatataattttcacaagTTTTACcatatatttaagtaggtacctaccataatttattttttttatcagttctTGTTACAACCTGTAGCATAGTGGTGtggttttcatattatacattgaaCATTTTAACAGGTTACAGGacggtataggtaggtatataacaacAGGTAtctaatacctattacctatataaccgCAAGTTACAGCCTACAGGTATGGGTGtaataaaaacaacacaatAGACAATCCTAATCTTGGACACTCgttgaaataatgcttttaattttaaaatacaatattatgtatagcctAACCAGGGCTGGATCTAAGTTTTTTAACACCCggggaaaatgaaaaaaatacgcCTATTTCAGGGAGATGaccaaaattagtattttttatacgaAAAATCAAGCACACTCACACAGTATTGTGAGGACCAACCATTTACAAAGCCGTTCGCAATATACttgatcaataaattatttaccacGAATAATTTAAgcaattttaacttaaaaatgaaacattttcaattttaaactaaacaaGTAATAGTTTTAGAAGCATTTCTTAATGgtgtatttaaaactaaaatctgtGGTCAATATTTCTAAGTTCCCGGTTTAGAATAaatgatattgataataataacatgtatgaattattatttattaacaaatctaAATTAGGTATCTGTTATGCTACTTGCAATATAAAAACCTTTAtgtaaaagaacaatatttaatttacaatataacaatattatacatttttaatatttgttacaaccaaaacttaatatgtacctagcggtgcagaaaaaatacaatgaaacaaaaatgtaattatgtactgaaaattgtaatattatatagattataacatgataaaaaaattttctttatcTTGGATTATAACTTATGGATTAAATGTATATGTTAAAATATCTACATTCTatattctacattttataaatttccaaaataataagaagcctttgaaacaataacctaggagccttctattacattttcaagcttttttaaccaacaaataaaattttattgatatttatagaaaaaaaaaaaaaatggaaactgaaaatgtccgtaaacagctcaaaatattataaccataaaatgttatggtgtatagaaaatgctaatataaacattcagtatttgcgtaaaaattcccgtttttccttaatttttcttttgtttttcacgtcgcttttgaaaactactaagaaatttttacttttgacccctcaaagttttcctatcagaaaagttactgttgaagcaaatccaagcacttttactgtcctaaaaggtgatgatagacacaaaaaaaaaaaaataaaaaataaaaaaaccaaaaaaaacacacaccattgtaaaatcaatacattcattgcttcgcttagaatctaaaactaaacAAATCTATACCAATGTATAAAGCTGTATAATTTGtgtttgaacgcgctaatctcaggaactactggttcgaattgaaaaatattttttttgttggatagtccattcatcgaggaaggctataggctatataacatcacgctaccaccaattaatagaagtgctcaaacagggattttgagatttacgatggaaatatttgtttataaatggttgtaaATTGGTTAATCGGATCAGGTATaagcacttactgcagtgagttacaccaaaaaagagttgaacaatcacaatctttttgtagttttttatgggccacgaagtgcgcaggatcatctatattatatataaatgaatgttagcgtgcagatctctgggaagaagattggctaatttaaaaagggttaaatttggtttttttttattaatcggattttagtacggttaggttaggttaggattatatattaattgattatattaatccaccgtattatatcaaaataaacttggtataactttgatactttagattgcctacctgataatatactgctgcgaatcagaatttttattccaggcaacagaaaagttaagataaattttgaacaccatacacggaatattaaataactaattggacaaagtttgagtcatatagagttggtacatttaaaactatattgttattttagggTAACTTACCCactattagtaatattaaaaacaaaaccacatatttatttattatttctgctTCAAAGTTCAATTGGTTCAAGTATGGAAAAAAATACTTCTATAATAGCATTAATAggtatgttaataatgttacgATCCATATTcactataggtactaattaaaaatatagtaagtacCTTACTACCTTCTCAATTATACCAAGTACTTAAtgaaaatttactaaaaaaataaacgtaataactTACGCGTGATAGCtggtaagtaggtacttaccggGGTACTTAcccaaaatttgaaaaacagaattagttatttaaaattcaatttaattgaatattaggtatttaatttacctTGGGCAATGCAGTACATAAAATTCCGAGGAACTTTGAGGCCTGCTGCCAGACATGCTGCAAATGATGCTGAGAAATTGATTGCCATAATATCCCCGTCATCACTtcctaaacaaattaaaaataacaactattattacaaatttacaaaaatgttttaataattgtagcAAAAAGTTTTTGctagtcaaatatttttaaaaactcttAACTCACAAGGTCTTATACCTAgctaatagaaaataataatcttaacagAAGATTTGTAGTATAATCATAGCCTATaggtaaaatagtaattaattgattaggtacctttaatattattattaaaaaaataaatcagttACACCTAATATTAAAGACATTTGGTTTGgtaggtattgaaaaattacaaaaaaatcagtggcatatacaatttataggtGTTATTAATCTGTGGCGTAagaaataaaatgcatatatatatttaatatatttagtattttagttacaaaatacataaaatacaaaagcTAAGTCAGAATACAACTAATcatttaccaattattatttattgtaaaatataaaatatgaattttagaGATAAGATATTtggatacctacctattatttatcaaaaaaatactgtaaaatatatttttgttcttgTGTCTTGTACATTATACAAGATATTAGGTAGGCACTATGTTTGTAGTAGTAATGGTTAAACAGAGCCTTctgatattatttcaaaattaaaataatgatgtaCCTAGTACCTGCTATGCTAACCTGTTACCCATATAGGTCtctagtttgaaaaatatttcttcTATTAAGTAGATACTTTCATATGGGAAAATGTGAGAtccagtaataataattaatatttatgtttcagGTACTATTACAAAACTGgtcagatttaaaaaatagacaATGGTTTGAAAGACAGTTGCAATTCTCTAGTGATTACCTCCACTCTGCCAATGCTTCATATCTTATAGTGGTTTACTTGTGTAAATATAGATCAATCAACTAAATAAACACTTTAGAACAAACTgaccttaaatattattttttatttaacgaaATATCTTTTCTTAgatagttaggtatataataatgttcaattttatttttattttcacctatcagtataatataaaaacaagctACTATAGGATTTAAAAgctaaacacattttatttgaattctttaaaatctttaatagtaaatatttttgtaaaattgtgaagtataaaatatgtatttaaaattaatttgaaatagtaTTAACTTAGCTTATTCGTTCatacaatgtccggttaaagttaactgACACTTAACGTGCCAAATTCAGctggtaataaaatctgttatcagtcggttAGCATTAATcgacactttaccggacattgtaagaacagcCCTAAATATACTTGATAGCCAATATGTATATAAGCAGATGATAGATTCCATTAATTCATATCAAGTTGTATTATAGAtcaattaatagaaaaatactgTTTGCCTggtatcatttttaatttacatattgttTGTAAACTTTTGATTCTAAGTTGTATTGTACAGTAGTGTCACTGTGATATTTAATCTAGAACATAATAtcctttaatacatttttccatgtgaattattttttaaattaaattttattaatattgtttatacttttattaggtaggtaagtagttagtacctactttttttaattatgcttTGAgcgatattataatgaaacttACTTTTAGTtcgatagaaaaaaaataaaataaatacatagaatataagctgaatacctaattatattttaaagcaaaatcaattaggtaggtataggtaaatgtgatgttatattttgtaaatgtacctatataatttatacacaaatattaccAATATTGAACATACATATctaagaaaaaacaaaatcacaTTTAGaacaagaaaatatattaacaaataataataaaaaaataagtacttattactatttttttgtaacagaaatttttaaattaaattgtccatcttaatgttaattatacttgcaaataaaaataaagataattgaaaaattaagtaataattaaattataaattgacaatacattataaatattatttttaggcaTTAAAATCCTTTGTAGTTTTTGGACTTCTAATtcttttataattactaatgaggtacttaatacatttgaaaataattttcacgTCTTATCACAgagttataaaatacaataatgctataaaaattataaaaaaaaaagtgaagggagcaaattaatacataaatcatTCTTACAATACTTCTGAAATAATTACTTCAAtcaaatagagaaaaaaaaaaacaaatacataaattaaataaattacattatggTTTATAGTTAAACATTAGGAGTACTACATGATCTGCTCATTTTTCTACCGACCAATCGTTTAATTCGTTCTTTTCTTGTTCGATacagttttgaattttcatatCTTCTCTGCCCAATTGTTGTTCTTGATGGTGTTTGTGTTTCAACAGAGTAACAAGGTGCAAGGAACTTAGAACTCAACTTCCATACTTCCATTTCGTCTTGTTGTTGTTTTACAGCAGCCATTCCTCTATCAAGTAAAAGATTAACCACTGTAGATGCATTCGGCCTATTTTTAGGATCCAAGTCAAccatttttttaagcattttctCAAGACCAGTACTAAAAACTGGAGTTTGAGGCAATGAAAATTCACCATCCCTTAATCGGTGCCATTCTGGTCCATTTTTAGGTAAATCTTTTTTAGTTGCTGCCTCATACACAGTAAGCGCAGTTGAAAATACATCAGCTTTCTGTAACTGAGAATAATCATCACGTAATAGTTCTTTGGGTAAATACCGACAATCTCCATCTTCAATAGTTCGAACATCTTCAACACATATTGTATGTCCAAAGTCTccaattttatacacaatatctTTGTCAACTGTTTCATCATCATCTAAATCTTCAGCAAACCACAATGCACCATCAGTATGGCATATTAAAATGTTGGCAGCTTTAATGTCTAAATGTGCAAGCTTTTTAGAATGAATATGAGCTAAACCTTTACATACATGACATAGCAATCGCCTTAAAGCACTATCACAAAACACATGGTCAGATTCATGAATCATACGCTCTAGGGTTCCATCGTTACAAAACTctgtttgaatataaatatgacCTCTCTCATGCCAAGCTGTGAAATACGAGACTATGTTTGGATGTCGTCCAATTACAGAGTGTGCATAAACTTCTTTACGAATAAAGTATTCTTGGCTTTTGTAAATTGTCTTTTTGGTCTTTTTGATAGCATATGTGATTCCATCTAATAAATTTGTACACTTGTATACCTCACCAAACGCACCAGTAGCAATAAAATCATCCATTCTGAACTCTTCATTGAAACGAGAAGTCTGCAAATCATAAATACTGACATTGGTCACTTCGCCTTCATTCATAAGATCTCTGATGGAAGGATCGACCGAAGGAGACGTTTTATTGTCAGGCGGAGTGGAAAAACTACTGTTGCTGTCATGACTTGAATGATCTTCAGAACTGGAGAAACTTATGTTCTGTTTTACAGTGCACAGTCTTTTCcgatgtttgttttttaatatttcaatgccAGTTGGTGTGAAGGGATTGACCGACAACCGAAACTTGTTAGAACGCGTAGATTCACTGCTGGTGTCGCTCAATGGTGACTGGCCCCTGAGGCGCACCTTGTGCAGGGCCCGTGGTTTGAGGAACGGTGTCGAAGAGTCAACACCAATCTCAGGCG encodes:
- the LOC132945922 gene encoding wee1-like protein kinase, which codes for MDPGGGVNKMECDDDSFFVQKMRRLSFDADRAIPSLVIASAPSPPDSRRSFSPEIGVDSSTPFLKPRALHKVRLRGQSPLSDTSSESTRSNKFRLSVNPFTPTGIEILKNKHRKRLCTVKQNISFSSSEDHSSHDSNSSFSTPPDNKTSPSVDPSIRDLMNEGEVTNVSIYDLQTSRFNEEFRMDDFIATGAFGEVYKCTNLLDGITYAIKKTKKTIYKSQEYFIRKEVYAHSVIGRHPNIVSYFTAWHERGHIYIQTEFCNDGTLERMIHESDHVFCDSALRRLLCHVCKGLAHIHSKKLAHLDIKAANILICHTDGALWFAEDLDDDETVDKDIVYKIGDFGHTICVEDVRTIEDGDCRYLPKELLRDDYSQLQKADVFSTALTVYEAATKKDLPKNGPEWHRLRDGEFSLPQTPVFSTGLEKMLKKMVDLDPKNRPNASTVVNLLLDRGMAAVKQQQDEMEVWKLSSKFLAPCYSVETQTPSRTTIGQRRYENSKLYRTRKERIKRLVGRKMSRSCSTPNV